The following coding sequences lie in one Chanos chanos chromosome 4, fChaCha1.1, whole genome shotgun sequence genomic window:
- the adgrf3b gene encoding adhesion G protein-coupled receptor F5, which translates to MVGGSGEAGGAGGTSERLEEGCMPVLHPPPAGVLALIDLNNQCFLDPLNLLVPSSEGPLFVIKEGLYVSGDSGFMLLLRAGLLLCSMRICFNQGTTTEEFYAGELLIEGNATLDVAGPLEGIVQLSVPIGDPVVTVVIVSANIIAECELIGDQTNCSCASGYLWSGAVCNAFPTCCSTLPCKENVSHFTPLCIPKVNVSLRGTVQTTLTSLDSISTMLTTQFEKLNGFNSLNVTGPREGNTETEFEVDLSAPVSTAKLQSIISTLQTLNVFVFLCSLGMVTMYAPQDKVCYKSQQILNCTTEETAESCKWEVLRQNAETELGPGTQVKVTSSCTNVTSLTLLNVTEIWAGTYRCHFMKGSVSHIASTELRVAVLPDKITITSNPQSADCIDVQSVQVTVSCTIQNSTEPYTVLFKFNGKVATHNTGPNGEKVCEAEGVWPKTKDGETALAACESGRVGEIRRKCNGNKWDTEVSFCVKEELNKVRNLAADFELGLGATQEVAVHIFSSLKNTTDSGEEATYGDVQASIDVLYSMNKATEYIVFEESLMPDFVDSASRMLNATTWDSGDPEKDYDMSIKYLTAVEGLVKNIRLNMSEGHNTTNIQVQVCRNNTVCSKVIFNVDVEVNSSAGSVKTVGIQKIASRLPKGNFNNSEYPSIVVSATVENNTGSSVAIKLAFPLSERKPENAKVQCVFWNITENKWSQEGCNWTAGPNDTSICECDHLTPFTILMSKHAIPLPLMEEITYIGLGISICSLVVFILIEALVWNAVVKSNLSHFRHTSLVNIAICLLLADCSFIASSFPDKLSDTLCLVLVVAKHFFYLAMFFWMLCLSIMLLHQLIFVFSPLRKKTYMILSIFIGYFCPTVTVATTYVYYDKGTNIKYHDRSSCWLTYEAPLRGSIHAFLFPVGTIVFINMFSMIVVIFTLLRPNVAENNKIDEKEAAKSIIKAIVFLTPIFGGTWILGLFVFLMTDSTNITTILVNYAFTIVNSLQGLFILLTGVFGEKRVRDEVLKYVLGGKPTKSESKRHLTSASFSKN; encoded by the exons ATGGTTGGGGGGAGTGGTGAGGCgggaggagcaggagggacCTCAGAAAGGCTGGAGGAGGGCTGCATG CCTGTactccatcctcctcctgcAGGCGTCCTTGCCCTCATTGATCTTAACAATCAATGCTTTCTGGACCCTCTTAATCTCCTTGTCCCCAGCTCTGAAGGCCCTCTTTTTGTCATTAAGGAGGGCCTTTATGTCTCTGGTGATTCAGG GTTCATGCTGTTGCTGAGAGCAGGCTTGCTACTCTGTAGCATGCGAATCTGTTTCaatcag GGTACAACAACAG AAGAGTTCTATGCAGGTGAGCTCTTAATTGAAGGAAATGCCACCTTAGATGTTGCTGGGCCTCTGGAGGGTATCGTGCAACTATCTGTCCCCATAGGGGACCCTGTCGTCACTGTTGTCATTGTCAGCGCCAATATTATTGCTG agtgTGAGCTCATTGGCGACCAGACGAACTGTTCGTGTGCCTCAGGCTACCTTTGGAGTGGTGCCGTGTGCAATGCTTTTCCGACATGTTGCAGTACACTACCATGCAAGGAGAATGTATCCCACTTTACGCCTCTGTGTATTCCCAAAGTTAACG TGTCTCTCAGAGGTACTGTTCAAACCACCCTGACTTCACTGGATTCTATAAGCACCATG CTGACCACCCAATTTGAAAAGCTGAATGGATTTAACTCACTGAATGTAACTGGACCCAG AGAAGGAAATACGGAGACTGAATTTGAAGTGGATCTCAGTGCACCAGTTAGCACTGCTAAACTTCAAAGTATCATTTCAACTTTGCAAA CCttgaatgtatttgttttcctttgttctttAGGAATGGTGACTATGTATGCACCTCAGGATAAAGTGTGCTATAAATCACAACAAATACTGAATTGTACTACAGAGGAGACTGCAGAAAGTTGCAAATGGGAGGTATTGAGACAGAATGCGGAAACAGAACTTGGACCTGGAACACAAGTGAAAGTCACATCTAGCTGTACAAACGTAACTTCACTAACGCTTCTCAATGTCACAGAAATCTGGGCAG GTACTTACAGATGCCACTTTATGAAAGGATCAGTGTCACATATAGCTTCTACAGAGCTGAGGGTTGCTGTCTTGCCggataaaataacaataacaagtAATCCCCAGTCTGCAGACTGCATTGATGTACAATCAGTTCAAGTTACTGTCAGTTGCACCATTCAGAACAGCACTGAGCCATACACTGTCCTCTTTAAATTCAATGGGAAAGTTGCAACACACAACACCGGTCCAA ATGGAGAAAAAGTTTGTGAAGCGGAAGGTGTGTGGCCGAAAACCAAGGATGGGGAGACAGCATTAGCAGCCTGTGAGTCTGGTAGAGTAGGAGAAATAAGACGCAAATGCAACGGAAATAAGTGGGACACTGAGGTCTCCTTCTGCGTCAAAGAGGAGCTCAATAAAGTGCGCAATTTAGCAGCA GATTTTGAATTAGGACTTGGAGCAACTCAGGAAGTTGCTGTTCATATCTTCTCTAGTTTGAAGAACACTACAGATAGCGGAGAGGAGGCCACCTATGGTGACGTGCAGGCTTCAATTGATGTCCTCTATTCAATGAATAAAGCAACAGAATACATTGTGTTTGAAGAGTCGCTAATGCCT GATTTTGTTGACTCAGCCAGCAGGATGCTTAATGCCACCACCTGGGATTCAGGAGATCCAGAGAAAGATTATGACATGTCTATTAAGTATCTCACGGCTGTAGAGGGCCTGGTTAAAAACATTAGACTAAACATGAGCGAAGGACATAACACTACAAACATACAGGTTCAGGTGTGCAGGAACAATACTGTCTGCAGCAAGGTCATTTTTAATGTAGATGTTGAGGTGAATTCATCTGCAGGTAGTGTAAAAACAGTAGGGATTCAGAAAATAGCATCTCGTCTTCCAAAGGGGAACTTCAATAACTCAGAATATCCCAGCATCGTGGTATCGGCTACTGTGGAGAACAACACGGGCTCATCAGTGGCTATCAAGCTGGCCTTCCCGCTGAGCGAACGCAAGCCAGAAAATGCCAAAGTGCAATGTGTGTTCTGgaacatcacagaaaacaaatggtCGCAAGAAGGCTGTAATTGGACAGCTGGTCCCAACGATACCAGTATCTGTGAATGCGACCATCTCACTCCCTTTACCATCCTGATGTCCAAACATGCCATTCCCTTGCCACTAATGGAAGAGATTACCTACATTGGACTGGGCATTTCCATCTGCTCCCTTGTAGTCTTCATTCTCATTGAGGCTTTGGTGTGGAACGCTGTGGTCAAATCCAACCTCTCGCATTTTCGTCACACTTCTCTGGTCAACATTGCGATTTGTCTGCTACTGGCTGACTGTAGCTTCATCGCATCTTCCTTCCCAGATAAACTTTCTGACACCTTGTGTCTCGTCCTAGTGGTGGCCAAACACTTTTTCTATCTGGCGATGTTTTTTTGGATGCTTTGTCTGAGCATCATGCTTCTTCACCAACTCATCTTCGTATTCTCTCCACTTAGGAAGAAGACGTATATGATACTCTCCATTTTCATCGGCTACTTCTGTCCCACCGTCACCGTGGCCACCACATATGTGTATTATGACAAAGGAACCAATATAAAGTACCACGACAGATCCTCTTGTTGGCTTACTTACGAGGCACCACTAAGAGGGTCGATCCATGCCTTCCTCTTCCCAGTTGGAACCATTGTGTTCATCAACATGTTCTCCATGATTGTAGTCATCTTTACACTCTTGAGACCAAATGTTGCTGAGAACAATAAAATAGATGAAAAAGAGGCTGCAAAGAGCATCATCAAAGCAATTGTCTTCTTAACACCTATATTTGGCGGCACGTGGATTTTAggattatttgtatttttaatgacGGACAGCACGAATATAACAACTATCTTGGTTAATTACGCTTTCACTATTGTCAACTCCTTACAG GGCCTCTTCATATTACTAACAGGAGTTTTTGGAGAAAAACGG GTCAGAGATGAGGTTTTAAAATATGTGCTTGGTGGG AAACCAACCAAAAGTGAAAGCAAGAGGCACCTGACCTCAGCCTCTTTCTCAaagaactga
- the mep1a.2 gene encoding meprin A subunit alpha: MPVKRHKVLLHWIYHGLLVDDRPTVSIIRVQGVDADAGELREDIFDINLESKKELFEGDIVGDIRRNAILDETKRWKFPIPYILTDSLELNAKGVILQAMEMYRLKSCVDFKPYEDESTYISFSKQDGCWSYVGDFQTGQDLSIGERCDTKAIVEHELLHALGFYHEQSRSDRDDYVQIWWDQIIPGKEHNFNKYEDDFITDLNTPYDYESIMHYRPLSFNKNASIPTITTAIPAFNDVIGQRLDFSAVDIERLNRMYDCASTLTLLDQCAFEQINICGMIQNEADGADWVQTVTSPGDQDHTLGGKCRDAGYFMKFDTSNKEVGHSALLESRILYPKRKQQCLQFFYKTTGGAGDLLTIWVRTDDGTGNVRQMQKVHTITGDSDESWKIAHVTLNAEKKFRYIFQGTVGSKKTSGGIFIDDVTLSEMACPNAVWQIRNFTHLLTSMPQWDSIRSERFFSSEGYSYGISVYPNGRNSSGYLAVTFNLYSGENDAVLEWPAANRQVTITVMDQDPDVTQQMSNSRSFTTDTNPRWNKPSTTGVFDESCQCFRSSDYGWSTFMSHQQLSRRSFLKNDDLIVTVNVDDLTHLIKTEVPVKPKTSIDLQAVEQNHEAPKPRRARSVRDHCQPNPCLNGGVCVQNEGKATCRCASGKAVVYSGDMCEKQHVDGGIMGVFIGGIAGTVVLTGAIIAVLRKPH; encoded by the exons ATGCCTGTCAAGAGACACAAAGTTTTGCTCCACTGGATTTACCATGGGCTCCTTGTGGATGATCGTCCCACTGTCTCTATTATTCGTGTTCAAG GTGTAGATGCCGATGCGGGAGAATTACGTGAAGACATCTTTGACATAAATCTag AGTccaaaaaagaactgtttgagGGAGATATTGTTGGTGAT ATAAGGAGGAATGCAATCTTGgatgaaacaaaaagatggAAATTCCCCATTCCTTATATACTGACAGATTCACTAG AACTGAATGCCAAGGGTGTAATTCTCCAGGCGATGGAAATGTACAGGCTCAAATCTTGTGTGGACTTCAAGCCCTATGAGGACGAGAGCACCTACATATCCTTCTCCAAACAGGATGG GTGCTGGTCATATGTGGGAGATTTTCAAACGGGTCAGGACCTGTCCATTGGAGAAAGGTGTGACACTAAGGCCATTGTAGAACATGAGCTCCTCCACGCTCTTGGCTTTTACCATGAACAGTCACGGTCTGATCGGGACGACTATGTCCAGATCTGGTGGGATCAAATCATACCAG GAAAAGAACACAACTTTAACAAGTATGAGGATGATTTCATTACCGATCTGAACACCCCCTATGATTATGAGTCTATCATGCACTACAGGCCCTTGTCTTTCAACAAGAATGCAAGTATACCAACCATCACCACCGCCATCCCCGCTTTCAATGATGTCATTGGACAGCGGTTGGACTTCAGTGCCGTTGACATTGAGAGGTTAAACCGCATGTATGACTGCG CTTCCACACTTACTCTCCTGGACCAGTGTGCCTTCGAGCAGATCAACATCTGCGGCATGATCCAGAATGAGGCCGATGGTGCAGACTGGGTCCAAACTGTGACTTCTCCAGGGGACCAGGACCACACTCTTGGAGGAAAATGCAGGG ATGCTGGCTACTTCATGAAGTTCGACACATCAAATAAAGAAGTAGGACACAGCGCACTGCTGGAGTCCCGAATCCTCTACCccaagagaaaacaacagtgcCTCCAATTCTTCTACAAAACCACAGGGGGCGCTGGTGACCTACTGACCATCTGGGTTCGTACAGATGATGGCACAGGCAATGTTCGGCAGATGCAGAAAGTTCACACTATCACCG gAGACAGCGATGAGTCCTGGAAGATAGCCCATGTCACTCTAAATGCTGAGAAGAAGTTCCGGTACATCTTCCAGGGCACGGTGGGTTCAAAGAAAACATCGGGAGGAATCTTCATTGATGATGTCACCCTGTCTGAGATGGCATGCCCAAACGCTGTCTGGCAAATCCGGAACTTCACACATTTACTAACAAGCATGCCTCAGTGGGACAGCATCAGAAGTGAGCGGTTCTTCAGCTCCGAGGGCTACAGTTATGGAATAAGCGTGTATCCAAATGGCAGGAATTCCTCAGGCTACTTGGCAGTGACATTTAACCTGTACAGTGGGGAGAATGATGCTGTGCTGGAGTGGCCTGCTGCAAACAGACAGGTGACTATCACCGTGATGGACCAGGACCCCGATGTTACACAGCAAATGTCCAACAGCAGGAGCTTCACCACTG ACACAAACCCAAGGTGGAATAAGCCATCCACTACTGGAGTGTTTGATGAGAGCTGTCAGTGTTTCCGGAGCAGTGATTATGGATGGAGCACCTTCATGTCCCATCAGCAGCTGAGTAGAAGAAGCTTCCTGAAGAACGACGACCTAATTGTCACTGTCAACGTAGATG ATCTAACACATCTCATAAAGACAGAGGTTCCAGTCAAACCCAAAACATCCATTGATCTTCAAGCGGTGGAGCAGAACCATGAAGCTCCCAAACCCAGGAGGGCACGCTCTGTAAGGGATCACTGCCAACCGAACCCCTGCCTGAATGGAGGCGTTTGTGTCCAAAATGAGGGCAAAGCCACGTGCAG GTGTGCCTCTGGCAAAGCCGTGGTCTACTCAGGAGACATGTGTGAGAAGCAGCATGTTGATGGGGGAATCATGGGAGTTTTCATCGGTGGGATTGCAGGCACTGTGGTTCTTACTGGTGCCATTATAGCAGTCTTACGCAAACCACACTGA